One segment of Neobacillus endophyticus DNA contains the following:
- the murQ gene encoding N-acetylmuramic acid 6-phosphate etherase, whose translation MKENLELLTTELRNEQSMNLDRLKPKDILTIMNDEDQKVALAVREVLADVETAIQFTVDSLKQGGRLIYMGAGTSGRLGVLDALECSPTFGTDPEMVQGLIAGGESAFTLASEGAEDDAQLGVHDLKQIGLNEKDTVIGLAASGRTPYVIGGLEYARGTGAKTVAISCNKHAAISKEADHSIEVIVGPEVLTGSTRLKAATAQKMILNMITTASMVLMGKVYENLMVDVRISNHKLKERAINTILKITGVSYPSAKAALEDADLQAKTAIVMIKAGVSKEEAIDLLEQANGFVHLALERAVDQSE comes from the coding sequence ATGAAAGAAAACTTGGAACTGTTAACAACAGAATTACGGAATGAACAATCGATGAATCTAGATCGACTAAAACCAAAAGACATCTTAACCATTATGAATGATGAAGACCAAAAGGTAGCACTGGCTGTCAGGGAGGTTCTGGCTGATGTGGAAACAGCTATTCAATTCACAGTGGATTCCTTAAAGCAAGGAGGCAGGCTTATCTATATGGGGGCAGGCACCAGCGGTCGCTTGGGAGTACTGGACGCCCTGGAATGCTCGCCAACATTTGGTACGGATCCAGAAATGGTACAAGGGTTAATAGCAGGAGGAGAATCTGCTTTTACACTTGCATCTGAAGGGGCAGAAGACGATGCACAATTAGGGGTTCATGATTTAAAGCAAATAGGATTAAATGAAAAAGATACAGTTATTGGGCTTGCAGCTAGCGGGCGCACTCCATACGTCATAGGAGGATTGGAATATGCCCGAGGTACAGGAGCCAAAACAGTGGCTATTTCGTGCAACAAACACGCTGCTATCAGCAAGGAAGCAGATCACAGCATTGAAGTTATAGTTGGGCCGGAGGTATTAACTGGCTCCACCAGGCTAAAAGCAGCCACAGCTCAAAAGATGATTTTAAATATGATAACAACGGCATCCATGGTTTTAATGGGAAAGGTTTATGAAAATCTTATGGTGGATGTACGGATTAGCAATCACAAGCTAAAAGAGCGGGCGATTAACACTATTCTCAAAATTACTGGCGTGTCGTACCCGTCAGCCAAAGCAGCTCTCGAAGATGCGGACCTTCAAGCCAAAACTGCTATTGTGATGATAAAAGCTGGTGTTTCGAAAGAAGAGGCAATTGATTTATTGGAGCAGGCGAACGGGTTTGTTCATCTGGCACTTGAAAGAGCGGTAGATCAAAGCGAGTGA